One window from the genome of Castellaniella sp. MT123 encodes:
- a CDS encoding Tex family protein, with the protein MSTTSPTSSIHAVDPARVLRLLTAELDARPTQIAAAVDLLDSGATVPFIARYRKEATGGLDDTVLRQLEVRLLYIRELEGRRIAILDSITQQGKLDDTLQAQILAADSKQRLEDLYAPYKPKRRTRAQIAREAGLEPLADRLLDDPAADPESLATGYLNADAGFADAKAVLNGARDILAERFAEHAPLLESLRSELWNTGRIYAQVVAGKETEGEKFRDWFDFSETLRTLPSHRILALLRGRQQGILDLRLGLDAEQEALTPHPCMVRVADVLRIDARFDAQASARQHWLADVCRWTWRVKLLTAFETELIGRLRESAEMEAIRVFAANLKDLLLAAPAGPKAVLGLDPGIRTGVKVAAIDATGKLLDTVTIYPFEPRRDVEGSLRALAAVMSRHKIPLVAIGNGTASRETERLVAALQERHPELKFDRIVVSEAGASVYSASELAAQEFPELDVSLRGAVSIARRLQDPLAELVKIEPKAIGVGQYQHDVNQRELARSLDTVVEDCVNAVGVDVNTASAPLLTRVSGLNATLARNIVQWREAHGAFANRRALLEVPRFGDKAFEQAAGFLRVPGSDNPLDASAVHPEAYPVVEQIVLRAGRPAADLMGQPQALKGLSPADFTNERFGLPTVRDIFAELEKPGRDPRPEFKTARFKEGVHDIKDLVPGMVLEGVISNVANFGAFVDIGVHQDGLVHVSALADKFVKDPRDVVRVGQTVEVRVLEVDVTRKRIALSMRKDDPEPRQSARSDKPATGKPGGRTGQRGGRPDGAAGAPQGAMAEAFARLQGKR; encoded by the coding sequence ATGTCCACGACTTCCCCGACATCATCCATCCATGCAGTCGACCCGGCCCGCGTGCTGCGGCTGCTGACCGCCGAACTGGATGCCCGGCCGACCCAGATCGCGGCCGCCGTCGACCTGCTCGACTCTGGTGCGACCGTCCCCTTCATTGCGCGCTACCGCAAGGAAGCCACCGGCGGGCTGGACGACACGGTCCTGCGGCAGCTGGAAGTCCGGCTGCTCTACATCCGCGAACTGGAAGGCCGGCGCATCGCGATCCTGGACTCGATCACCCAGCAAGGCAAGCTGGACGACACCCTGCAGGCACAGATCCTGGCCGCCGACAGCAAGCAGCGGCTGGAGGACCTGTACGCCCCCTACAAACCCAAACGCCGCACCCGTGCCCAGATTGCCCGCGAAGCCGGCCTGGAGCCACTGGCCGACCGCCTGCTGGACGACCCCGCCGCGGACCCCGAAAGCCTGGCGACCGGCTACCTGAACGCCGACGCCGGTTTCGCCGATGCCAAGGCGGTGCTCAACGGAGCCCGCGACATCCTGGCCGAGCGCTTCGCCGAGCACGCGCCGCTGCTGGAGAGCCTGCGCAGCGAACTCTGGAATACGGGCCGAATCTACGCCCAGGTGGTTGCCGGCAAGGAAACCGAGGGTGAGAAATTCCGCGACTGGTTCGATTTCAGCGAAACCCTGCGCACCCTGCCCTCGCACCGCATCCTGGCCCTGCTGCGCGGCCGCCAGCAAGGCATCCTGGACCTGCGCCTGGGTCTGGACGCCGAGCAGGAAGCCCTGACGCCGCACCCCTGCATGGTTCGCGTGGCCGACGTGCTGCGGATCGATGCCCGCTTCGACGCCCAGGCGAGCGCGCGTCAGCACTGGCTGGCCGATGTCTGCCGCTGGACCTGGCGCGTGAAACTGCTGACCGCCTTCGAGACGGAACTGATCGGCCGCCTGCGCGAATCCGCGGAAATGGAAGCGATCCGGGTCTTTGCCGCCAACCTGAAGGACCTGCTGCTGGCGGCGCCCGCCGGCCCCAAGGCCGTCCTGGGGCTCGATCCCGGCATCCGCACCGGCGTGAAAGTCGCCGCGATCGACGCCACCGGCAAGCTGCTGGACACCGTCACCATCTACCCCTTCGAACCGCGCCGCGACGTCGAGGGCAGCCTGCGTGCGCTCGCGGCCGTGATGAGCCGCCACAAGATCCCTCTGGTTGCCATTGGCAACGGCACGGCATCGCGGGAAACCGAACGTCTGGTGGCAGCCTTGCAGGAACGCCATCCCGAGCTGAAGTTCGACCGCATCGTGGTCTCCGAAGCCGGGGCCTCGGTCTATTCCGCGTCGGAATTGGCTGCCCAGGAATTCCCGGAGCTGGACGTCAGCCTGCGCGGCGCGGTGTCCATCGCCCGTCGGCTGCAGGATCCGCTGGCCGAGCTGGTCAAGATCGAACCCAAGGCGATCGGCGTGGGCCAGTATCAGCACGACGTGAATCAGCGCGAACTCGCACGATCCCTGGACACCGTCGTCGAGGACTGCGTCAATGCGGTCGGGGTCGACGTCAACACCGCCTCGGCGCCGCTGCTGACGCGAGTCTCGGGTCTGAATGCGACACTGGCGCGCAACATCGTCCAGTGGCGCGAGGCGCATGGCGCCTTCGCCAACCGCCGGGCACTGCTCGAGGTCCCGCGTTTCGGCGACAAGGCATTCGAGCAGGCGGCCGGCTTCCTGCGGGTACCGGGATCGGACAACCCGCTGGACGCCTCCGCCGTGCACCCGGAAGCTTATCCGGTGGTCGAGCAGATCGTGCTCCGGGCCGGCCGGCCCGCAGCGGATTTGATGGGTCAGCCCCAGGCCCTGAAAGGCCTGTCTCCAGCGGACTTCACCAACGAACGCTTTGGCCTGCCGACGGTGCGCGATATTTTTGCGGAGCTGGAGAAGCCCGGCCGCGACCCCCGCCCGGAATTCAAGACCGCCCGCTTCAAGGAAGGCGTCCACGACATCAAGGACCTGGTGCCGGGTATGGTGCTGGAAGGTGTCATCAGCAACGTCGCCAACTTCGGGGCGTTCGTGGACATCGGCGTGCACCAGGACGGTCTGGTGCACGTGTCGGCCCTGGCGGATAAGTTCGTCAAGGACCCGCGCGACGTGGTGCGCGTGGGGCAGACCGTGGAAGTCCGTGTTCTGGAAGTGGACGTGACGCGCAAGCGGATCGCGCTGAGTATGCGCAAGGACGACCCGGAACCGCGGCAGTCCGCGCGGTCGGACAAGCCCGCCACCGGCAAGCCTGGCGGGCGCACGGGTCAGCGTGGCGGGCGGCCGGATGGAGCAGCTGGCGCGCCGCAGGGCGCAATGGCGGAGGCATTCGCCCGTTTGCAGGGCAAACGCTGA
- the rbbA gene encoding ribosome-associated ATPase/putative transporter RbbA: protein MTLPAFAARVRELNHRYGKIRALDHIDLDIPAGCMLGLIGPDGVGKSTLLSILAGARVIQDGQVEVLGSNMARRGHRRRTCPRIAYMPQGLGKNLYPTLSVEENLQFFARLFGHEAAERRRRIDDLTRSTGLHPFLSRPAGKLSGGMRQKLSLCCALIHDPDLLILDEPTTGVDPLARAQFWDLIARIRRGQPRMSVIVATAYMDEARRFDRLVAMDAGRILATGSPAELLTATGQNTLESAFIRLLPAARREGYAPVEIPPLPDDRAGDIAIEAHDLTMRFGDFVAVDHVSFRIRRGEIFGFLGSNGCGKSTTMKMLTGLLPASEGRAWLFGREIDPDDLDVRRRVGYMSQTFSLYSELSVRQNLVLHARLFHVPPEHIDKRVRTMVDRFGLTEALDMLPDSLPLGIRQRLSLAVAMVHAPELLILDEPTSGVDPIARDEFWRLLIALSRHDRVTIFISTHVMNEAERCDRMSMMHAGRVLDSDRPADLVRKRGARNLEEAFIGYLLEADGEAAAPVPAVEAPSSLPAAIAGHATPAAMRRIPPFSLARLLSTTRRESMELQRDPVRGTLALLGSLVLMFVIGFGISMDVENLRFAVLDRDQSTISRDYVLNLSGSRYFIEHPPILDDADMDRRMRSGELSLALEILPGFARDLLHGRTAEIGAWIDGAMPQRAETIKGYVQGMHQQWLMQQGRERLGVSTTQPANLQTRFRYNPDVRSLPAMVPVVIPLLLIMLPAMLTALAVVREKEMGSIINLYVTPVSRTEFLLGKQIPYIGLALVNFVVMCLLSITVFGVPIKGSLPTLAVSAILYCIAATGLGLLASAMTRSQIAAMFFTMIATMIPAVQFSGLMDPVSSMEGPGRFIGQIYPAAYMFTISRGVFNKALEFHDLWPSIWPMALSIPVILGTAIVLLRKQDR from the coding sequence ATGACACTGCCTGCTTTCGCTGCCAGGGTCCGGGAATTGAACCACCGCTACGGCAAAATCCGGGCGCTGGATCATATCGATCTGGATATTCCCGCCGGCTGCATGCTGGGCCTGATCGGTCCGGACGGCGTCGGGAAATCCACCCTGCTGTCGATCCTGGCCGGTGCCCGGGTCATCCAGGACGGCCAGGTCGAAGTCCTGGGAAGCAACATGGCCCGGCGGGGTCATCGCCGGCGGACCTGCCCGCGCATCGCTTACATGCCGCAAGGCCTGGGGAAGAACCTCTACCCGACGCTCTCCGTCGAGGAAAACCTGCAATTCTTCGCCCGGCTGTTCGGCCACGAAGCCGCCGAACGGCGCCGGCGTATCGACGACCTGACCCGCAGCACCGGCTTGCATCCCTTCCTGTCGCGCCCGGCCGGCAAACTGTCCGGCGGCATGAGACAGAAACTCAGCCTGTGCTGCGCCCTGATCCACGACCCGGATCTGCTGATCCTGGACGAACCGACGACGGGCGTGGACCCCCTGGCCCGCGCCCAATTCTGGGATCTCATCGCCCGCATCCGCCGTGGCCAGCCGCGGATGAGTGTGATCGTCGCCACCGCCTACATGGACGAAGCCCGGCGCTTCGATCGGCTGGTCGCCATGGACGCCGGCAGGATCCTCGCGACCGGATCGCCGGCCGAACTGCTGACGGCCACAGGTCAGAACACGCTGGAATCGGCCTTCATCCGCCTGCTGCCCGCCGCCCGGCGCGAAGGATATGCCCCCGTGGAAATCCCGCCGCTGCCGGACGACCGGGCCGGCGACATCGCCATCGAGGCGCACGACCTGACCATGCGCTTCGGGGATTTTGTCGCCGTCGATCACGTCAGTTTCCGCATTCGACGGGGCGAGATCTTCGGCTTCCTGGGATCGAACGGCTGCGGCAAATCGACCACCATGAAGATGCTGACCGGACTGTTGCCCGCCAGCGAAGGCCGGGCATGGCTGTTTGGCCGGGAGATCGATCCCGACGACCTGGACGTGCGCCGCCGGGTCGGCTACATGTCGCAGACGTTTTCACTCTACAGCGAACTGAGCGTGCGGCAGAACCTGGTCCTGCATGCCCGCCTGTTCCACGTCCCGCCCGAACACATCGATAAGCGGGTCCGGACCATGGTGGACCGTTTCGGCCTGACCGAAGCGCTGGACATGCTGCCCGACAGCTTGCCGCTGGGCATCCGCCAGCGCCTGTCACTGGCTGTTGCCATGGTCCATGCGCCCGAACTTCTGATCCTGGACGAACCGACCTCGGGCGTGGACCCGATCGCCCGGGATGAGTTCTGGCGCCTGCTGATCGCGCTATCGCGGCATGATCGGGTCACGATCTTCATTTCAACGCACGTCATGAACGAAGCGGAACGCTGCGACCGCATGTCCATGATGCATGCCGGCCGTGTGCTCGACAGCGACCGGCCAGCCGACCTGGTCCGCAAGCGCGGCGCCAGGAACCTGGAGGAAGCCTTCATCGGCTACCTGCTCGAGGCGGACGGCGAAGCCGCAGCCCCAGTCCCGGCGGTCGAGGCCCCCTCCAGCCTGCCTGCGGCCATCGCCGGCCACGCGACGCCGGCCGCCATGCGGCGCATCCCGCCATTCAGCCTGGCCCGGCTGCTCAGCACCACACGACGCGAATCCATGGAACTGCAGCGCGATCCGGTGCGCGGCACCCTGGCCCTGCTGGGATCCCTGGTGCTGATGTTCGTGATCGGCTTCGGCATCAGCATGGACGTCGAGAATCTGCGCTTTGCAGTGCTGGACCGGGATCAGAGCACCATCAGCCGCGACTACGTGCTGAATCTGTCGGGATCGCGCTATTTCATCGAACATCCGCCGATCCTCGACGATGCCGACATGGACCGCCGCATGCGCAGCGGCGAATTATCCCTGGCCCTCGAGATTCTTCCCGGCTTTGCGCGTGATCTGCTGCACGGCCGCACGGCCGAGATCGGCGCCTGGATCGATGGCGCCATGCCGCAACGGGCCGAGACCATCAAGGGCTACGTCCAGGGGATGCACCAGCAATGGCTGATGCAGCAAGGCCGCGAGCGCCTGGGCGTGTCGACCACCCAGCCGGCCAACTTGCAGACGCGCTTTCGCTACAACCCGGACGTGCGCAGCCTGCCGGCCATGGTGCCGGTGGTCATCCCGCTGCTGCTCATCATGCTGCCCGCCATGCTCACCGCCCTGGCCGTGGTCCGGGAAAAGGAAATGGGCTCGATCATCAATCTGTATGTCACGCCGGTATCCCGCACGGAATTCCTGCTGGGCAAACAGATCCCGTACATCGGCCTGGCATTGGTGAACTTCGTCGTCATGTGCCTGTTGTCGATCACCGTCTTCGGCGTTCCCATCAAGGGCAGTCTGCCGACGCTGGCGGTCTCCGCCATCCTTTACTGCATCGCGGCGACGGGCCTGGGGCTGCTGGCCTCCGCCATGACTCGCAGCCAGATCGCCGCCATGTTCTTCACGATGATTGCCACCATGATCCCCGCCGTTCAGTTCTCCGGCCTGATGGATCCGGTCAGTTCCATGGAAGGTCCGGGCCGCTTCATCGGTCAGATCTACCCGGCCGCCTACATGTTCACCATCAGCCGGGGGGTCTTCAACAAGGCCCTGGAGTTTCACGACCTGTGGCCCTCGATCTGGCCGATGGCGCTGTCCATCCCCGTCATTCTGGGCACGGCCATCGTCCTGCTTCGCAAACAGGATCGCTGA
- a CDS encoding HlyD family efflux transporter periplasmic adaptor subunit: MSLTDRIKRPWPLILVVAVAIGAYGAWRWSGDDGPGPGFMQGNGRIEATEIDIATKLPGRVDQILVNEGDFVKAGQTLAIMNPDSLRAQLEEAQARQRQSGHAVTAAQAQVALRESDVATAQAIVKQRESDLFAARQRLNRSQSLVRRGAASQQELDDDQARLHSAEAGLAAARAQVVSARAGVSAAKADQVGAESAVAAVAATVARVQSDLEDSRLKAPRDGRIQLRVAQPGEVLGAGGRVLNMLDLADVTMTFFMPEAVAGRLAIGSEVHIVLDAAPQYVIPAEVSFVASQSQFTPKTVETASERQKLMFRIKARIPVDLLLKNLEQVKTGLPGVAWVRTDPARPWPESLTVRLPE; the protein is encoded by the coding sequence ATGAGCCTGACCGACAGAATCAAGAGACCCTGGCCGCTGATCCTGGTTGTCGCCGTCGCGATCGGCGCCTACGGCGCCTGGCGTTGGTCCGGAGACGACGGCCCCGGGCCCGGCTTCATGCAAGGCAACGGCCGCATCGAGGCAACGGAGATCGACATCGCCACCAAGCTGCCTGGCCGAGTCGATCAGATCCTGGTCAACGAAGGCGATTTCGTGAAGGCAGGCCAGACCCTGGCGATCATGAATCCGGATTCCCTGCGGGCGCAACTCGAAGAAGCCCAGGCCCGCCAGCGTCAGTCCGGCCATGCCGTCACCGCCGCTCAAGCGCAGGTCGCCCTGCGGGAAAGCGATGTCGCCACGGCGCAGGCCATCGTCAAACAACGCGAAAGCGACCTGTTCGCCGCCCGCCAGCGGCTGAACCGCTCGCAATCCCTAGTGCGGCGCGGGGCGGCATCGCAGCAGGAACTGGACGACGACCAGGCCCGGTTGCACAGTGCCGAAGCGGGCCTGGCGGCTGCCAGAGCCCAGGTCGTTTCGGCCCGGGCCGGCGTATCGGCGGCCAAGGCCGACCAGGTCGGCGCCGAATCCGCCGTCGCAGCGGTTGCCGCCACGGTGGCCCGCGTCCAGTCCGATCTGGAAGACAGCCGCCTGAAGGCCCCGCGCGACGGGCGCATCCAGTTGCGCGTGGCCCAGCCCGGAGAGGTCCTCGGGGCGGGTGGCCGGGTGCTGAACATGCTGGATCTGGCCGATGTCACCATGACGTTCTTCATGCCCGAGGCGGTTGCCGGACGCCTGGCCATCGGCAGCGAAGTCCACATCGTCCTGGATGCCGCGCCGCAGTATGTGATCCCGGCCGAAGTATCCTTCGTGGCCAGCCAGTCGCAGTTCACCCCCAAAACCGTCGAAACCGCCAGCGAGCGCCAAAAACTGATGTTTCGCATCAAGGCCCGCATCCCGGTCGATCTGCTGCTGAAGAACCTGGAACAGGTCAAGACCGGCCTGCCCGGTGTCGCCTGGGTCCGCACGGATCCCGCGCGACCCTGGCCGGAATCGCTGACGGTCCGCCTGCCCGAGTAA
- a CDS encoding efflux transporter outer membrane subunit produces MPWHSSGARHGPGHRQHPAGRPRWGPRLARAAGAAGLLLTLSACINLAPETRIPPPPVANDWPADTGTTTTRALRDLDWSHYFQDPDIHRLIGLALQHNRDERLALLRVREAEAAYRIQRADLPPSIGAQGGMERSRVPGDLNPTGQPQIQSQYQASIGLTHWEIDLWGRIRNLNEAALNDWLATDAARQAVQVALVRQVADSVLVLRELNQRAFLADEAVRNRRQSLDIFEQRKAIGSSSELELTQVRTLLIQAESLQVQLKQEQAAAVHALTLLTGTDPGIAPAGGADLASTQLARLEPGLPSEVLVARPDIRAAEYQLRSAHARIGAARAAFLPRIALTSAIGSASAELDGLFASGSKAWTFAPVIDIPIFTAGRLQANLDVAEVRRDIAVATYEKVIQTAFREVADALSVRQGTAEQMAVQARMAQTQAERANLAQMRYDSGAAPYLEVLDAKRDLLTAQQQLVQVRRAWLSSQVALYAALGGGASRVLAAPVVGQPAPATPSVP; encoded by the coding sequence ATGCCATGGCACTCATCCGGCGCCCGCCACGGCCCAGGCCATCGCCAGCACCCTGCCGGGCGCCCCCGGTGGGGACCGCGGCTTGCGCGCGCGGCAGGCGCCGCCGGTCTGCTGCTGACGCTGTCGGCATGCATCAACCTGGCGCCCGAGACCCGGATTCCGCCACCGCCGGTCGCGAACGACTGGCCTGCCGACACCGGGACGACCACCACCCGCGCATTGCGTGATCTGGACTGGTCCCATTATTTTCAGGATCCCGACATCCACCGACTGATCGGCTTGGCCCTGCAACATAATCGCGACGAACGCCTGGCCTTGCTGCGTGTCCGCGAGGCCGAAGCCGCCTACCGCATCCAGCGGGCGGACCTGCCGCCTTCGATCGGCGCTCAAGGCGGCATGGAACGCAGCCGCGTGCCCGGCGACCTCAATCCGACCGGGCAGCCTCAGATCCAGTCACAGTACCAAGCCAGCATTGGCCTCACCCATTGGGAAATCGATCTCTGGGGCCGGATACGCAACCTGAACGAAGCCGCGCTGAATGACTGGCTGGCCACCGACGCCGCCCGCCAGGCGGTTCAGGTGGCGCTGGTGCGCCAGGTGGCCGATTCGGTGCTGGTCTTGCGGGAACTGAATCAACGCGCTTTCCTGGCGGATGAAGCGGTACGCAACCGGCGGCAGTCCCTGGACATCTTCGAGCAGCGCAAGGCGATCGGCTCGTCTTCGGAACTGGAACTGACCCAGGTCCGCACGCTGCTGATCCAGGCGGAGTCCCTGCAGGTCCAGCTGAAACAGGAACAGGCCGCCGCCGTTCACGCCCTGACGCTGCTGACCGGAACGGACCCGGGGATCGCACCAGCCGGCGGCGCCGATCTGGCGTCAACCCAACTGGCGCGACTGGAACCGGGCCTGCCCTCCGAAGTCCTGGTGGCCCGCCCGGACATCCGGGCCGCCGAATACCAACTGAGATCCGCTCATGCCCGGATCGGCGCAGCCCGCGCCGCGTTCCTGCCACGCATTGCCCTGACTTCGGCCATCGGTTCGGCCAGCGCCGAACTCGATGGTCTGTTCGCGAGCGGCAGCAAGGCCTGGACCTTCGCACCGGTCATCGACATCCCGATTTTCACGGCAGGCCGCCTGCAAGCCAATCTGGATGTGGCGGAAGTGCGCCGCGACATCGCCGTGGCAACCTACGAAAAAGTCATCCAGACCGCCTTTCGCGAGGTCGCCGATGCCTTGTCGGTCCGTCAGGGCACGGCCGAACAGATGGCTGTCCAGGCCCGCATGGCGCAGACTCAGGCCGAGCGGGCGAACCTGGCGCAGATGCGCTATGACAGCGGCGCCGCTCCCTACCTGGAGGTCCTGGATGCCAAGCGCGACCTGCTGACGGCCCAGCAACAGCTGGTTCAAGTCCGCCGCGCCTGGCTGTCGAGCCAGGTGGCCCTGTATGCCGCGCTGGGCGGCGGCGCCAGCCGGGTCCTGGCCGCTCCGGTCGTTGGGCAGCCCGCCCCTGCAACCCCATCCGTCCCCTGA
- a CDS encoding alpha/beta fold hydrolase — protein sequence MSPVSTDHVIDTQAASRETDQYFHANQARAFASLSPASISLAWLDWAMHLAASPGKQTELLRLAAHHQRDLGQYLFDSLQASGNPSRACVTPPETDRRFSDPAWCRWPFNLLHQSFLLTQDWWEKATSDLSGVDPHHQRQVSFWARQWLDMVSPGNRLWTNPVALNRTFAERGMNLLRGGGYLLEDIVRHQAGMPAAGADRFQVGRDVATMPGKVVLRNGLIELIQYAPTTETVRPEPVLLMPAWIMKYYILDLSPHNSLVRYLRDQGYTVYCISWKNPTDADAQRGMDDYLREGFFAALDTINRIQPERRIHATGYCLGGTLLSIAAAAMARDGDDRLASISLLTAQVDFSEPGEIGLFIDEAQVHMLEAQMLRLGYFSADQMAGAFQMLRSYDLLWSRVIHEYLLGDRRPVNDLMAWNADTTRMPARMHSQYLRRLYLNNDLSAGRYPVNGRPVSVGDIRLPIFAVGTVTDHVAPWRSVYKLHQFNPGEISFVLTSGGHNAGIVNEPGHPRRQYRIRTRQPGAPFLPPDDWMASTPVHDGSWWTAWTQWLADRSGPLQAVPDLGCPGCADLGDAPGSYVLET from the coding sequence ATGTCACCAGTTTCGACCGACCATGTCATCGACACCCAGGCCGCAAGCCGGGAAACGGATCAATATTTCCACGCCAACCAGGCACGCGCCTTTGCCTCGCTGTCGCCCGCGTCGATCAGCCTGGCCTGGCTGGACTGGGCCATGCATCTGGCCGCGTCGCCCGGTAAACAGACCGAACTGCTGCGTCTCGCCGCCCACCACCAGCGCGACCTGGGGCAATACCTGTTCGACAGCCTGCAGGCGTCCGGGAATCCTTCCCGCGCATGCGTCACCCCGCCCGAGACCGACCGCCGCTTCAGCGATCCGGCCTGGTGCCGCTGGCCCTTCAATCTCCTGCACCAAAGCTTCCTGCTGACCCAGGACTGGTGGGAAAAAGCCACATCCGACCTGAGCGGCGTCGATCCGCATCATCAGCGGCAGGTCAGTTTCTGGGCCCGCCAGTGGCTGGACATGGTGTCGCCCGGCAACCGCCTCTGGACCAATCCGGTGGCGCTGAACCGCACCTTCGCCGAACGCGGGATGAACCTGCTGCGCGGCGGCGGCTACCTGCTGGAGGATATCGTCCGCCACCAGGCCGGAATGCCGGCGGCCGGAGCCGACCGGTTCCAGGTCGGCCGGGACGTTGCAACGATGCCGGGCAAGGTCGTCCTGCGCAATGGCCTGATCGAACTGATCCAATACGCGCCGACCACTGAAACCGTGCGCCCCGAACCGGTCCTGCTGATGCCGGCATGGATCATGAAGTATTACATCCTGGATCTGTCGCCGCACAATTCTTTGGTGCGCTACCTTCGCGACCAGGGCTACACGGTCTATTGCATTTCCTGGAAGAACCCGACGGACGCCGATGCCCAGCGCGGCATGGATGACTATCTGCGCGAGGGTTTCTTCGCCGCCCTGGACACGATCAACAGGATCCAGCCAGAGCGCCGTATCCACGCCACCGGCTACTGCCTGGGAGGCACCCTGCTGTCCATCGCGGCGGCGGCCATGGCCCGCGACGGCGACGACCGTCTGGCCAGCATCAGTCTGCTCACCGCCCAGGTCGATTTCAGCGAACCGGGGGAAATCGGCCTGTTCATCGACGAGGCGCAGGTCCACATGCTGGAGGCCCAGATGCTGCGCCTGGGCTATTTCAGCGCCGACCAGATGGCGGGCGCCTTCCAGATGCTGCGATCCTATGACCTGCTGTGGTCGCGGGTCATCCATGAATATCTGCTGGGCGATCGGCGCCCCGTCAACGACCTGATGGCCTGGAATGCCGACACCACCCGCATGCCGGCCCGCATGCATTCGCAGTACCTGCGCCGCCTCTACCTGAACAACGACCTCAGCGCCGGCCGCTACCCGGTCAACGGGCGTCCCGTCTCGGTCGGCGATATCCGCCTGCCGATCTTCGCGGTGGGCACCGTCACCGATCACGTCGCTCCCTGGCGCTCGGTCTACAAGCTGCATCAATTCAATCCGGGCGAGATCAGCTTCGTGCTGACCAGCGGCGGCCACAATGCCGGCATCGTCAACGAGCCCGGCCATCCCCGCCGCCAATATCGCATCCGCACCCGCCAACCGGGCGCCCCATTCCTGCCGCCCGACGACTGGATGGCCTCCACGCCGGTCCACGACGGATCCTGGTGGACCGCCTGGACGCAGTGGCTGGCGGACCGTTCGGGTCCGCTCCAGGCCGTCCCCGACCTGGGTTGCCCAGGCTGCGCAGACCTGGGTGACGCTCCAGGCAGCTATGTCCTGGAGACCTGA